A DNA window from Pseudomonas resinovorans NBRC 106553 contains the following coding sequences:
- a CDS encoding glutathione S-transferase family protein, whose amino-acid sequence MSELILHQYEQSPFAKKARLMLGFKQLSWRSVDIPRIMPKPDLMALTGGYRKTPVLQVGADIYCDTALIARRLEAEKSGPALFPEGQEFNVASFALWVDSVIFQHAVTLVFQPESIAVRMGQLPPAVQQAFLADRAKLFSGGSTTRLPAEHARSNWPVLMGRLQQQLERSEGDFLFGEPSVADFSLAHCLWFLKGTPVTAPLVDDYPDVAAWFGRVLGFGEGASSPLSAAEAVDIARNATPAALPVEDFVDPNGFKPGQTVAVAATDYGVDPVEGGLVFAGREEIILRREDERAGLVHVHFPRLGFRIEGR is encoded by the coding sequence ATGTCCGAACTCATCCTGCACCAGTACGAGCAATCCCCCTTCGCCAAGAAGGCGCGGCTGATGCTCGGCTTCAAACAGCTGTCGTGGCGCTCGGTGGACATCCCCCGGATTATGCCCAAGCCCGACCTGATGGCGCTGACCGGCGGCTACCGCAAGACCCCGGTGCTGCAGGTGGGCGCCGACATCTACTGCGATACCGCGCTGATCGCCCGCCGCCTGGAAGCGGAAAAATCCGGCCCGGCGCTGTTCCCGGAAGGCCAGGAGTTCAATGTCGCCAGTTTCGCCCTGTGGGTGGACTCGGTGATCTTCCAGCACGCGGTGACCCTGGTGTTCCAGCCCGAATCCATCGCCGTGCGCATGGGCCAGCTGCCGCCCGCGGTGCAGCAGGCCTTCCTCGCCGACCGCGCCAAGCTGTTCTCCGGCGGCAGCACCACCCGCTTGCCGGCGGAGCACGCCCGCAGCAACTGGCCGGTGCTGATGGGGCGCCTGCAACAGCAACTGGAACGCAGCGAAGGCGACTTCCTCTTCGGCGAACCCTCGGTGGCCGACTTCTCCCTGGCCCACTGCCTGTGGTTCCTCAAGGGCACCCCGGTCACCGCCCCGCTGGTGGACGACTATCCGGACGTGGCGGCCTGGTTCGGTCGGGTACTGGGCTTCGGCGAGGGCGCCAGCAGCCCGTTGTCCGCCGCCGAGGCTGTGGATATCGCCCGCAACGCCACGCCGGCTGCGCTGCCGGTGGAAGACTTCGTCGACCCCAATGGCTTCAAGCCGGGGCAGACGGTGGCGGTGGCGGCCACCGACTACGGCGTCGACCCGGTGGAGGGCGGGCTGGTGTTCGCTGGCCGTGAGGAGATCATCCTGCGTCGCGAGGACGAGCGCGCGGGCCTGGTGCACGTGCACTTCCCGCGCCTGGGGTTCCGTATCGAGGGGCGTTGA
- a CDS encoding DUF481 domain-containing protein has translation MLLRSLFTLLAYLACAPLLADTLWLNNGDRLTGEIILLDGGKLALKTKYAGQVLINWKDIDTLRTDKPLLIKREGLDSQHSQSLEAAGKGMVRLHNGTSEIVPLASIRQMVPPRPMLRDRIWEGNLDAKLDLERNENKTDEWKLKGDTRVEHGRWRHVLSGELEKESKNGARTEDNWEMEYDLDRFFTEHWFVRGSHERQVDDFQFVERQRSYGLGPGYRFWDSELGRFDLITQFSRFQLESDDGDLDFNAYSFEWDFKRLLSGTRFEIYSKAQVQVPQISEIDYVLDSEFGLRYRINGWARLSLLYELDQLRGLGQTSSDRHYLLGVGIGW, from the coding sequence ATGCTGCTCCGTAGCCTATTTACCCTGCTCGCGTATCTGGCCTGTGCGCCGCTGCTGGCCGATACCCTCTGGTTGAACAACGGCGATCGCCTGACGGGCGAGATCATTCTGCTCGACGGCGGCAAGCTGGCGCTGAAGACCAAGTATGCCGGCCAGGTGCTGATCAACTGGAAGGATATCGACACCCTGCGCACGGATAAACCGCTGCTGATCAAGCGCGAGGGCCTGGACAGCCAGCATAGCCAGAGCCTGGAGGCGGCGGGCAAGGGCATGGTGCGCTTGCACAACGGTACGAGCGAAATCGTGCCGCTGGCCAGCATCCGGCAGATGGTGCCGCCGCGGCCGATGCTCAGGGACCGCATCTGGGAGGGCAACCTCGACGCCAAGCTGGACCTGGAGCGCAACGAGAACAAGACGGACGAGTGGAAGCTCAAGGGCGACACCCGCGTCGAACACGGGCGCTGGCGCCACGTACTGAGCGGCGAGCTGGAGAAGGAGAGCAAGAACGGCGCGCGGACCGAGGACAACTGGGAGATGGAGTACGACCTCGACCGCTTCTTCACCGAGCACTGGTTCGTTCGCGGCAGCCATGAGCGGCAAGTCGACGACTTCCAGTTCGTCGAGCGCCAGCGCTCCTATGGCCTGGGCCCGGGCTATCGCTTCTGGGACAGCGAGCTGGGGCGCTTCGACCTGATCACCCAGTTCAGTCGCTTCCAGCTGGAAAGCGACGACGGCGACCTGGACTTCAATGCCTATTCCTTCGAATGGGACTTCAAGCGATTGCTCTCCGGCACCCGCTTCGAAATCTATTCCAAGGCGCAGGTGCAGGTCCCGCAGATCAGCGAGATCGACTACGTGCTCGACAGCGAATTCGGCCTGCGCTACCGCATCAACGGCTGGGCCAGGCTATCGCTGCTCTATGAGCTGGACCAGTTGCGCGGGCTCGGCCAGACCTCTTCCGACCGGCACTATCTGTTGGGTGTGGGTATCGGCTGGTAG
- a CDS encoding ornithine cyclodeaminase family protein, with protein MTSTSPLVLGQSDARRLLQQVDVHQAMRRMFQDLAAGEAVQPAQQLVEFPNAAGDFINYLGVLAKDGVYGVKTSPYIKKPDGALVTAWTLLMSMDSGQPLLLCDAGELTTARTAATTAVAVEALAAERASRLAVIGSGPVARAHLHYVKGLRDWQRIAVFSPALAADADLQAQLRTQDPRVSIAGSLEEAVAEADVVMLCTSSAGPVLDPRSLTRPALVTSISTNAPRAHEVPPQALGEMDVYCDYRATTPGSAGEMLLAAEQHGWSRDSIRGDLPELLSGQAPRPDYQRTVFFRSIGLGLEDMALANALYHLQRQGQ; from the coding sequence ATGACCAGCACCTCGCCCCTCGTCCTTGGCCAATCCGACGCCCGCCGCCTGCTCCAGCAGGTGGACGTGCACCAGGCCATGCGCCGCATGTTCCAGGACCTCGCTGCTGGCGAAGCCGTGCAGCCGGCCCAGCAACTGGTGGAGTTCCCCAACGCCGCCGGCGATTTCATCAACTACCTGGGCGTGCTGGCCAAGGATGGGGTCTACGGGGTCAAGACCTCGCCCTACATCAAGAAGCCCGATGGCGCCCTGGTGACCGCCTGGACCCTGCTGATGTCCATGGACAGTGGCCAGCCGCTGCTGCTCTGCGATGCCGGCGAGCTGACCACCGCACGCACCGCCGCCACCACGGCGGTGGCGGTGGAGGCCCTGGCAGCGGAGCGCGCCAGCCGCCTCGCGGTGATCGGCAGCGGCCCGGTGGCCCGCGCCCACCTGCATTATGTGAAGGGCCTGCGTGACTGGCAGCGCATCGCGGTGTTCTCGCCGGCCCTGGCCGCAGACGCCGACCTGCAGGCGCAATTGCGCACCCAGGACCCCCGCGTGAGCATCGCCGGCAGCCTGGAAGAGGCGGTGGCCGAGGCCGACGTGGTGATGCTCTGCACCTCGTCCGCAGGTCCCGTGCTCGACCCGCGCAGCCTCACCCGGCCGGCTTTGGTCACCTCCATCAGCACCAACGCCCCGCGCGCCCACGAAGTACCGCCACAGGCCCTGGGCGAAATGGATGTGTATTGCGACTACCGCGCCACGACCCCGGGTTCCGCCGGCGAGATGCTGCTGGCCGCCGAACAGCACGGCTGGAGCCGCGACAGCATCCGTGGCGACCTGCCGGAACTGCTGAGCGGCCAGGCGCCGCGCCCGGACTACCAACGCACGGTGTTCTTCCGCTCCATCGGCCTCGGCCTGGAAGACATGGCGCTGGCCAATGCCCTCTATCATCTGCAGCGCCAAGGCCAGTGA
- a CDS encoding nuclear transport factor 2 family protein, translating into MAHPNAELITHFYQAFQRLDAEAMAACYSPDVHFSDPVFTDLNGREAGDMWRMLANRAQQFSLTFDGVEADDLTGRANWVATYLFTQTGRRVENRIQARFLFSDGKIIEHHDSFDLWRWSRQALGAKGLLLGWLPPVQGAIRKQAARGLAAYRSGSLKNLS; encoded by the coding sequence ATGGCACACCCCAACGCCGAACTCATCACCCACTTCTACCAGGCCTTCCAGCGCCTGGACGCCGAGGCCATGGCCGCCTGCTACAGCCCCGACGTGCACTTCAGCGACCCGGTCTTCACCGACCTCAACGGGCGGGAGGCCGGGGACATGTGGCGCATGCTCGCCAATCGTGCGCAGCAGTTCAGCCTGACCTTCGACGGCGTCGAGGCCGATGACCTCACCGGCCGCGCCAACTGGGTCGCCACCTACCTGTTCACCCAGACCGGGCGCCGCGTGGAGAACCGCATCCAGGCGCGCTTCCTCTTCTCGGACGGCAAGATCATCGAGCACCACGACAGCTTCGACCTCTGGCGCTGGTCCCGTCAGGCCCTGGGGGCCAAGGGGCTGCTGCTGGGCTGGTTGCCGCCGGTGCAGGGCGCCATTCGCAAGCAGGCCGCCCGGGGCCTGGCCGCCTACCGCAGCGGGTCGCTGAAGAACTTGTCTTGA
- a CDS encoding mechanosensitive ion channel family protein produces the protein MELNVDQLVTASETWGPIALEYSGKLSLALVTLLLGWWLINLLTGRVSALMTHRRVDRTLQGFIGSLINIILKVLLMVSVASMIGVETTSFVAVIGAAGLAIGLALQGSLANFAGGVLILLFRPFKVGDFIEAQGVSGTVDHIQIFHTVLRTGDNKTVIVPNGSLSNGIITNYSKQENRQVLYDVKVDYSADLSKARDVLLKLARDPRVHQNPEPVVVVSALGDTSINLSLRLWTSNADYWGVIFKLNEQLRDSLSAAGVELAQPPRMVQVVPA, from the coding sequence ATGGAGCTGAACGTCGATCAACTGGTGACGGCATCCGAAACCTGGGGGCCCATCGCCCTGGAATACAGCGGCAAGCTGTCCCTGGCCCTGGTCACCCTGTTGCTGGGTTGGTGGCTGATCAACCTGCTGACCGGCCGGGTCAGCGCCCTCATGACGCACCGCCGCGTCGATCGCACCCTGCAGGGGTTCATCGGCAGCCTGATCAACATCATCCTCAAGGTACTGCTGATGGTCAGCGTGGCCTCGATGATCGGTGTCGAGACTACCTCCTTCGTCGCCGTCATAGGTGCCGCCGGCCTGGCCATCGGCCTGGCCCTGCAGGGCAGCCTGGCGAACTTCGCCGGTGGTGTGCTGATCCTGCTGTTCCGGCCCTTCAAGGTCGGCGATTTCATCGAGGCCCAGGGCGTTTCCGGCACCGTGGACCACATCCAGATCTTCCACACCGTGCTGCGCACCGGCGACAACAAGACGGTGATCGTGCCCAACGGCAGCCTGTCCAACGGGATCATCACCAACTACTCCAAGCAGGAAAACCGCCAGGTGCTCTACGACGTGAAGGTGGACTACTCCGCCGACCTGTCCAAGGCGCGCGACGTGCTGCTCAAGCTCGCCCGCGACCCCCGCGTGCACCAGAACCCGGAACCGGTGGTGGTGGTGTCCGCCCTGGGGGACACCTCGATCAATCTGTCCCTGCGGCTGTGGACGTCCAACGCCGACTACTGGGGCGTGATCTTCAAGCTCAACGAGCAGCTGCGCGACAGTTTGAGCGCGGCCGGCGTCGAGCTGGCGCAGCCGCCGCGAATGGTCCAGGTGGTACCGGCCTGA
- a CDS encoding MGMT family protein yields the protein MVGKQKKEEAREHAWADLPTASPDIRREALYLTLGQVPEGKVVTYGQLAELAGLGRAARWVGRTLSQLPSGTLLPWHRVLGSGGRFSLAVGTPSGNEQRARLRAEGVSILNDKVDMRRHGWLPMPPKG from the coding sequence ATGGTCGGCAAGCAAAAGAAAGAAGAAGCGCGAGAGCATGCATGGGCGGACTTGCCGACAGCAAGCCCGGACATCCGTCGCGAGGCGCTCTACCTGACCCTCGGCCAGGTACCGGAGGGCAAGGTGGTGACCTATGGCCAGCTCGCCGAGTTGGCGGGCCTGGGCCGCGCCGCCCGCTGGGTCGGGCGGACCCTGAGCCAGCTGCCGAGCGGCACCCTGCTGCCCTGGCATCGGGTACTGGGCTCCGGCGGGCGTTTCAGCCTGGCCGTGGGCACGCCATCGGGCAACGAGCAGCGGGCACGTTTGCGCGCGGAAGGTGTCAGTATCCTGAACGACAAGGTGGACATGCGTCGGCACGGCTGGCTTCCCATGCCGCCCAAGGGTTAG
- a CDS encoding GlxA family transcriptional regulator, with amino-acid sequence MIRVALFVCPQTVCSSLAMADDAFRLANQLAGEPLFLVQRFSRDGQPVDIGMAEVRVDGGLELAEAANLIVLSATGAAVERTLAANRELLPWLAARPDTQQLASLCSSAFLLAASGRLDGRRATTHWALAPALRKGYPQVRLDAEALLTEDGNLFCSGGAQAGLDLCLHLIAWHGGDWLARRVAGALVFDLDRGRQSRFAPLLPAIGSEDPQIGPLLLWLERHLAEPLDLEALAARAHCSSRTLLRRFKAATGLTPNAYLQRLRISAAQTALRHPTRSLEQVAAQVGYADRATFAKLFKQLCGETPGAFRRKLRATP; translated from the coding sequence ATGATCCGTGTAGCCCTGTTCGTCTGCCCCCAGACCGTTTGCTCCAGCCTGGCCATGGCCGACGACGCCTTCCGCCTGGCCAACCAGTTGGCCGGCGAGCCGCTGTTCCTGGTGCAGCGCTTCAGCCGGGATGGCCAGCCAGTGGATATCGGCATGGCCGAGGTCCGGGTGGACGGCGGCCTGGAACTGGCCGAAGCGGCCAACCTGATTGTGCTGAGCGCCACCGGTGCCGCGGTGGAGCGGACCCTGGCGGCCAACCGCGAGCTGCTGCCCTGGCTGGCGGCACGGCCGGACACCCAGCAGCTCGCCAGCCTCTGCAGCAGTGCGTTCCTGCTGGCCGCCTCGGGGCGCCTCGACGGTCGCCGGGCCACCACCCACTGGGCACTGGCGCCGGCGTTGCGCAAGGGTTATCCACAGGTGCGCCTGGACGCGGAGGCCCTGCTCACGGAGGACGGCAACCTGTTCTGCTCCGGCGGCGCCCAGGCCGGGCTCGACCTCTGCCTGCACCTGATCGCCTGGCACGGCGGCGACTGGTTGGCGCGGCGTGTGGCCGGCGCCCTGGTGTTCGACCTGGATCGCGGCCGCCAGTCACGTTTCGCGCCACTGCTGCCGGCGATCGGCAGTGAGGACCCGCAGATCGGGCCACTGCTGCTCTGGCTGGAACGGCACCTGGCCGAACCGCTGGACCTGGAGGCGCTGGCGGCCCGCGCCCACTGCTCCAGCCGCACCCTGCTGCGTCGCTTCAAGGCCGCCACCGGGCTGACGCCCAACGCCTACCTGCAACGCCTGCGCATCAGCGCCGCGCAGACCGCCCTGCGCCATCCGACGCGCTCACTGGAGCAGGTCGCCGCCCAGGTGGGCTACGCCGACCGCGCCACCTTCGCCAAGTTGTTCAAGCAATTGTGCGGGGAAACGCCAGGGGCCTTCCGGCGCAAGCTACGCGCCACCCCGTAG
- a CDS encoding GIY-YIG nuclease family protein, with amino-acid sequence MPELAESAPVAKPWFVYLVRAENGALYCGISDDPQRRFAQHQSGKGARFFHSSPAQALVFVEACADKGEALRREIAIKRMKKAAKEALILGWERAETIGLTEVPG; translated from the coding sequence ATGCCCGAACTCGCCGAATCCGCCCCCGTCGCCAAGCCCTGGTTCGTCTACCTGGTGCGCGCCGAGAACGGCGCCCTCTACTGCGGCATCAGCGACGACCCGCAGCGTCGCTTCGCCCAGCACCAGAGTGGCAAGGGCGCGCGGTTCTTCCATTCCAGTCCGGCCCAGGCACTGGTGTTCGTCGAGGCCTGCGCCGACAAGGGCGAGGCCCTGCGTCGGGAGATCGCCATCAAGCGCATGAAGAAGGCGGCAAAAGAGGCGCTGATACTGGGCTGGGAGCGCGCCGAAACCATAGGCCTCACCGAAGTGCCGGGCTAA
- a CDS encoding transcriptional regulator has product MTPRPDPALDNYRAIADAIATLFFPHAEVVLHDLRTQKIDYIANNISKRSVGDDAALEDMLGEDVDERNIGPYEKLNWDGQKIRSMSTVLRDAQGAPAAVLCINLNISMFETAKAALDLFLSSSKLIPQPDALFRDDWQERINSFLHNWLRQRQLGLNLLTREHKRELVLALHAEGAFKGKSAANYVANVLNMGRATVYKHLKELKEESV; this is encoded by the coding sequence ATGACCCCGCGCCCAGACCCCGCCCTGGACAACTACCGGGCCATCGCCGACGCCATCGCCACGCTGTTCTTCCCCCATGCCGAGGTGGTGCTGCACGACCTGCGCACGCAGAAGATCGACTACATCGCCAACAACATCTCCAAGCGCAGCGTCGGCGACGACGCGGCCCTGGAAGACATGCTCGGTGAAGACGTGGACGAGCGGAACATCGGCCCCTACGAGAAGCTCAACTGGGACGGCCAGAAGATCCGTTCCATGAGCACCGTGCTGCGCGACGCCCAGGGCGCGCCGGCCGCCGTGCTCTGCATCAATCTGAACATCTCCATGTTCGAGACGGCCAAGGCGGCGCTCGACCTGTTCCTCTCCTCCAGCAAACTCATCCCCCAGCCCGACGCTCTGTTCCGCGACGACTGGCAGGAGCGCATCAACAGCTTCCTGCACAACTGGCTGCGCCAGCGCCAGTTGGGCCTGAACCTGCTCACCCGCGAGCACAAGCGCGAGCTGGTGCTCGCCCTGCACGCCGAAGGCGCCTTCAAGGGCAAGAGCGCGGCCAACTACGTGGCCAACGTGCTCAATATGGGGCGTGCCACGGTCTACAAGCACCTCAAGGAATTGAAGGAAGAGTCGGTCTGA
- a CDS encoding FAD-binding oxidoreductase — MNQADFIIIGAGIAGASTGFWLSRHGRVLVLEREEHAGYHSTGRSAALYTVAYGTPQVRALTAASRAFFDAPPEGFSEHPLLTPRGEMVVDFTGDAEELQRQFDSALENVPDMRMLTPDQACALVPVLRRDKVQGAMLDPSAADIDTDALHQGYLRGIRRNGGEVRHSCEVTGVRREGEQWLLETTQGSFQAPVLVNAAGAWCDQLAQLAGVQPLGLQPKRRAAFIFSPPEGVDAHGWPALVSLDESFYFKPDAGVLLGSPANADPVDAHDVQPEELDIAMGIYQIEEHTSMSIRRPTRVWAGLRSFFPDGDLVSGYDPRTPGFFWVAGQGGYGIQTSAAMGEASACLILRQPLAEHLASFGLTEAMLSPARLG, encoded by the coding sequence ATGAACCAGGCTGACTTCATCATCATCGGTGCCGGTATCGCCGGCGCTTCCACCGGTTTCTGGCTGTCCCGCCATGGCCGCGTGCTGGTGCTGGAACGCGAGGAGCACGCCGGCTACCACTCCACCGGCCGTTCCGCCGCCCTCTATACCGTCGCCTACGGCACGCCCCAGGTGCGGGCGCTGACCGCCGCCAGCCGCGCCTTCTTCGATGCACCGCCGGAAGGCTTCAGCGAGCACCCGCTGCTCACCCCGCGCGGTGAGATGGTGGTGGACTTCACCGGCGACGCCGAAGAGCTGCAACGCCAGTTCGACAGCGCCCTGGAAAATGTCCCCGACATGCGCATGCTGACCCCGGACCAGGCCTGCGCCCTGGTGCCGGTGCTGCGTCGCGACAAAGTGCAGGGCGCCATGCTCGACCCCAGCGCCGCCGACATCGACACCGACGCCCTGCACCAGGGCTACCTGCGCGGCATCCGCCGCAACGGCGGCGAAGTACGGCACAGCTGCGAAGTCACCGGTGTTCGCCGCGAAGGCGAGCAATGGCTGCTGGAAACCACCCAGGGCAGCTTCCAGGCCCCCGTGCTGGTCAACGCCGCCGGCGCCTGGTGCGACCAGCTCGCGCAACTGGCCGGCGTCCAGCCCCTGGGCCTGCAGCCCAAGCGCCGCGCCGCCTTCATCTTCAGTCCGCCGGAGGGCGTGGACGCCCATGGCTGGCCAGCCCTGGTGAGCCTGGATGAGTCCTTCTACTTCAAACCGGACGCCGGCGTGTTGCTGGGCTCCCCGGCCAACGCCGACCCGGTGGACGCCCACGACGTGCAGCCGGAAGAGCTGGACATCGCGATGGGCATCTACCAGATCGAAGAACACACCAGCATGAGCATTCGCCGTCCCACGCGGGTCTGGGCGGGGCTGCGCTCGTTCTTCCCGGATGGCGACCTGGTGTCCGGCTACGACCCCCGCACACCGGGCTTCTTCTGGGTGGCGGGGCAGGGCGGCTACGGCATCCAGACCTCCGCCGCGATGGGTGAGGCCAGCGCCTGCCTGATCCTGCGCCAGCCGCTGGCCGAGCACCTGGCGAGCTTCGGCCTGACCGAGGCCATGTTGTCCCCCGCGCGGCTGGGATGA
- a CDS encoding DUF481 domain-containing protein, which translates to MLSRSLLCAALVAASSAAFADTVWLKNGDRLTGTIRVFDGGKLVLETDYGGTIPLDWKKVATLESDRELLIKQDDLHGERAKSLHRAEDGKVILANGEAPKEVELASIEQIMKPKPLVEDLTWTGNIDVSLDYKRAEKDTDDYDVDFRTRARHGRWRHNASGEYNREFTDDVKTSENWETEYALDRFITDKFFWQGRGEYKRDKLGDIERQRTLGTGPGYQFWDDELGAFSLAGLVNRTDYRFATGNKEGFYSLSTKWDYNRYLVGKTVELFTNGEVGRPLDNTADYSLDAELGLRYKLTDWASLNMKAEKDLVSGAEGEIDETRYTVGFGVGW; encoded by the coding sequence ATGTTGTCCCGATCCCTGCTCTGCGCGGCGCTTGTCGCCGCATCCTCCGCCGCTTTCGCCGACACCGTCTGGCTGAAGAACGGCGACCGTCTCACCGGTACCATCCGCGTCTTCGATGGCGGCAAGCTGGTCCTGGAGACCGACTACGGCGGCACCATCCCCCTGGACTGGAAGAAGGTCGCCACCCTGGAAAGCGATCGCGAACTGCTGATCAAGCAGGACGACCTCCACGGCGAGCGCGCCAAGTCCCTGCATCGCGCCGAAGACGGCAAGGTGATCCTGGCCAACGGCGAGGCACCCAAGGAGGTCGAACTCGCCAGCATCGAGCAGATCATGAAGCCCAAGCCGCTGGTGGAAGACCTGACCTGGACGGGCAACATCGACGTCTCCCTGGACTACAAGCGCGCCGAAAAGGACACCGACGACTACGACGTCGACTTCCGGACCCGGGCCCGCCATGGCCGCTGGCGGCACAACGCCTCGGGCGAGTACAACCGCGAATTCACCGACGATGTGAAGACCTCGGAGAACTGGGAAACCGAGTACGCCCTCGATCGCTTCATCACCGACAAGTTCTTCTGGCAGGGCCGCGGCGAGTACAAGCGCGACAAGCTCGGCGACATCGAGCGCCAGCGCACCCTGGGTACCGGTCCCGGTTACCAGTTCTGGGACGACGAGCTGGGCGCCTTCTCCCTGGCGGGGCTGGTCAACCGCACCGACTACCGCTTCGCCACGGGCAACAAGGAAGGCTTCTACTCCCTCAGCACCAAGTGGGACTACAACCGCTACCTGGTGGGCAAGACCGTGGAGCTGTTCACCAATGGCGAAGTTGGCCGCCCGCTGGACAACACCGCCGACTACTCGCTGGATGCCGAACTGGGCCTGCGCTACAAGCTCACCGACTGGGCCTCGCTCAACATGAAGGCGGAAAAAGACCTGGTCAGCGGCGCCGAGGGCGAGATCGACGAAACCCGCTACACCGTCGGCTTCGGCGTAGGCTGGTAA
- a CDS encoding AmpG family muropeptide MFS transporter — translation MPHSSWRAAIAAYASPATLSLLLLGFAAGLPYMLVFSTLSVWLREAGVSRETIGFASLIGLAYAFKWIWSPLLDQWRLPFLGRLGRRRSWLVLSQAAVGIGLVGMALCDPQTNLTWLIALAVLVAFASATQDIAIDAYRLEIAEDSRQAALAASYMTGYRVSALLATAGALYFAEWFGSTTQVYEYGAWASTYLLFALLMLPGLITSLWMREPKVDLPIQSNSSRFKLKHQLSSVLILLVMLISLPAMITGLLDRAWPRAALYALFLITCLSPWGMRQILPVRELLSQQRRQLLVAARGKVMPNFDFVHQTVSIIVLIVILVTIAAAVKAFSSGAWPRGTLFLLITLACFSAAGRLLMAPVLTPINEFVQRYRWQALLLLGLIATYRMSDTVMGVMANVFYIDQGFSKEQIASVSKLFGLVMTLLGAGAGGLLIVRFGILPILFIGGVSSAATNLMFVALSDMGAHLNMLILTISCDNFSAGLATSAFVAYLSSLTNLKFSATQYALLSSIMLLLPRLIGGYSGVMVESLGYHNFFLLTALLGIPTLLLIAIQWGRDRQQPKENGSPSAPTAPNGSTEQP, via the coding sequence ATGCCCCATAGTTCCTGGCGCGCCGCTATTGCCGCCTATGCCTCGCCGGCTACTCTCTCGCTGCTCCTGCTGGGTTTCGCCGCCGGCCTGCCCTACATGCTGGTGTTCTCCACCCTTTCAGTCTGGCTCCGCGAAGCCGGGGTTTCCCGCGAGACCATCGGCTTCGCCAGCCTGATCGGCCTGGCCTATGCCTTCAAATGGATCTGGTCGCCGCTGCTCGACCAGTGGCGCCTGCCCTTCCTGGGCCGCCTCGGCCGCCGCCGCTCCTGGCTGGTGCTGTCCCAGGCCGCGGTCGGCATTGGCCTGGTGGGCATGGCGCTGTGCGACCCGCAGACCAACCTCACCTGGCTGATCGCCCTGGCGGTACTGGTTGCCTTCGCCTCGGCCACCCAGGACATCGCCATCGACGCCTACCGCCTGGAAATCGCCGAAGACAGCCGCCAGGCCGCGCTGGCCGCGAGCTACATGACCGGCTACCGGGTCTCGGCGCTGCTGGCCACCGCCGGCGCGCTGTATTTCGCCGAGTGGTTCGGTTCCACCACCCAAGTCTACGAGTACGGCGCCTGGGCCAGCACCTACCTGTTGTTCGCCCTGCTCATGCTGCCGGGGCTGATCACCAGCCTGTGGATGCGCGAACCCAAGGTGGACCTGCCGATCCAGAGCAACAGCTCACGCTTCAAGCTCAAGCACCAGCTGTCGTCGGTGCTTATCCTGCTGGTGATGCTGATCTCCCTGCCGGCGATGATCACCGGCCTGCTCGATCGCGCCTGGCCGCGCGCCGCGCTCTACGCCCTGTTCCTGATCACCTGCCTGTCGCCCTGGGGCATGCGCCAGATCCTGCCGGTGCGCGAGCTGCTCAGCCAGCAGCGTCGTCAGCTACTGGTGGCCGCGCGGGGCAAGGTGATGCCGAACTTCGACTTCGTCCACCAGACGGTGTCGATCATCGTGCTGATCGTGATCCTGGTGACCATCGCCGCCGCCGTGAAGGCCTTCTCCTCCGGCGCCTGGCCACGCGGCACCCTGTTCCTGCTGATCACCCTGGCCTGCTTCTCCGCCGCCGGCCGCCTGCTGATGGCGCCGGTGCTGACCCCCATCAACGAGTTCGTCCAGCGCTACCGCTGGCAAGCGCTGCTGCTGCTGGGCCTGATCGCCACCTACCGGATGTCGGACACGGTGATGGGCGTGATGGCCAACGTCTTCTACATCGACCAGGGTTTTTCCAAGGAACAGATCGCCAGCGTCAGCAAGCTGTTCGGTCTGGTGATGACCCTGCTCGGCGCCGGCGCCGGCGGCCTGCTCATCGTGCGCTTCGGCATCCTGCCGATCCTCTTCATCGGCGGCGTCAGCTCGGCGGCCACCAACCTGATGTTCGTGGCCCTGAGCGACATGGGCGCGCACCTGAACATGCTGATCCTGACCATCTCCTGCGACAACTTCAGCGCAGGGTTGGCCACCTCGGCCTTCGTCGCCTACCTCTCGAGCCTGACCAACCTCAAGTTCTCGGCCACCCAGTACGCCCTGCTCAGCTCCATCATGCTGTTGCTGCCACGGCTGATCGGCGGTTACTCGGGGGTGATGGTAGAGAGCCTGGGCTACCACAACTTCTTCCTGCTCACCGCCCTGCTGGGCATCCCGACCCTGCTGCTGATCGCCATCCAGTGGGGACGCGACCGCCAGCAACCCAAGGAGAACGGCTCGCCCAGCGCGCCGACCGCGCCCAACGGTTCCACCGAGCAGCCCTGA